One part of the Eulemur rufifrons isolate Redbay chromosome 16, OSU_ERuf_1, whole genome shotgun sequence genome encodes these proteins:
- the KRT8 gene encoding keratin, type II cytoskeletal 8, with translation MSIRVTQKSYKMSTSGPRGAFSSRSYTSGPSARISSSSFSRVGSGSSFRSGLGVGLGGGYGGAGGMGGITAVTVNQSLLSPLNLEVDPNIQAVRNQEKEEIKTLNNKFASFIDKVRFLEQQNKMLETKWSLLQQQKTARSNMDGMFENYISNLRRQLDTLGQEKLKLEAELGNMQGLVEDFKNKYEDEINKRTDVENEFVLIKKDVDEAYMNKVELESRLEGLTDEINFLRQLHEEEIRELQSQISDTSVVLSMDNSRSLDMDSIIAEVRAQYEEIANRSRAEAESMYQTKYEELEVLAGKHGDDLRRTKTEISDMNRNISRLQAEIEGLKGQRASLEAAILDAEQRGKQAVEDAKAKVDELEAALLRAKQDMARQLREYQELMNVKLALDIEIATYRKLLEGEESRLESGMQNMSIHTKTTSGYSGGLSSAYGGLTSPGFSYGLSSFPSFGSGGGSGSFGRTGSSKTVVVKKIETRDGKLVSESSDVLPK, from the exons ATGTCCATCAGGGTGACCCAGAAGTCCTACAAGATGTCCACCTCTGGCCCCCGGGGGGCCTTCAGCAGCCGCTCGTACACCAGCGGGCCCAGTGCCCGCATCAGCTCCTCGAGCTTCTCCCGGGTGGGAAGCGGCAGCAGCTTCCGGAGTGGCCTGGGCGTGGGTCTGGGTGGGGGCTATGGCGGGGCCGGTGGTATGGGGGGCATCACAGCCGTCACGGTGAACCAGAGCCTGCTGAGCCCCCTCAACCTGGAGGTGGACCCCAACATCCAGGCTGTGCGCAaccaggagaaggaggagatcAAAACCCTCAACAACAAGTTTGCCTCCTTCATCGACAAG GTGCGATTCCTGGAGCAGCAGAACAAGATGCTGGAGACCAAGTGGAGCCTCCTGCAGCAGCAGAAGACGGCTCGGAGCAACATGGACGGCATGTTTGAAAACTACATCAGCAACCTTCGGAGACAGCTGGACACACTGGGCCAGGAGAAGCTGAAGCTGGAGGCAGAGCTTGGCAACATGCAGGGGCTGGTGGAGGACTTCAAGAATAA GTATGAGGATGAGATCAACAAGCGTACAGACGTGGAGAATGAATTTGTCCTCATCAAGAAG GATGTGGATGAAGCTTACATGAACAAGGTGGAGCTGGAGTCTCGCCTGGAAGGGCTGACTGATGAGATCAACTTCCTCAGGCAGCTGCATGAAGAG GAGATCCGTGAGTTGCAGTCCCAGATCTCGGACACATCTGTGGTGCTGTCCATGGACAACAGCCGCTCCCTGGACATGGACAGCATCATCGCTGAGGTCCGCGCCCAGTACGAGGAGATCGCCAACCGCAGCCGAGCTGAGGCTGAGAGCATGTACCAGACCAAG TACGAGGAGCTGGAGGTTCTGGCTGGGAAGCATGGGGATGACCTGCGTCGCACGAAGACGGAGATCTCTGACATGAACCGGAACATCAGCCGGCTCCAGGCTGAGATCGAAGGTCTCAAAGGCCAG AGGGCTTCCCTGGAGGCTGCCATTTTGGATGCTGAGCAGCGTGGGAAACAGGCCGTTGAGGATGCCAAGGCCAAGGTGGACGAGCTGGAGGCTGCCTTGCTTCGAGCCAAGCAGGACATGGCGCGGCAGCTGCGTGAGTACCAGGAGCTGATGAACGTCAAGCTGGCCCTGGACATTGAGATCGCCACCTACCGCAAGCTGCTGGAGGGCGAGGAGAGCCG GCTGGAGTCTGGGATGCAGAACATGAGCATCCACACGAAGACCACCAGCGGCTACTCAG GTGGGCTGAGCTCGGCCTATGGGGGCCTCACAAGCCCTGGCTTTAGCTATGGCCTGAGCTCCTTCCCCTCCTTTGGCTCTGGTGGGGGCTCCGGCTCCTTCGGCCGCACCGGCTCCTCCAAGACTGTGGTTGTGAAGAAGATCGAGACCCGTGATGGGAAGCTGGTGTCCGAGTCCTCTGATGTCCTGCCCAAGTGA